The Streptomyces collinus DNA segment TGCGGGTGGTCGGGGTTGTTGCGGGTGTCGAGGGTGCCGGCGGCGGGGTTGTAGGCGTTGTTCAGGTTCGACATGCCCGTCGGCGCGACCTCCAGCAGCTCCTCCAGCGCCGCCCGCTGGGTGACGAGCACCTTGGTCACCTTGCTCAGGCCCTCCACGTTCGACGTCAGGGACTTCTTGTTCTTCTTCACGAAGGCGGACACGTCACCGAGGGCCGTGCCGAGGTGTTTCAGCGCGGCCGCCAGGTCCTTGCGCTCGCCCGCGAGTTGCCCGGCGACCTTGGCGAGGCTGCTGTTGAACGACCGCACGCTCTTGTCGTCCGCCGCCAGCGCCGCCGTGAACACCTGAAGGTTGCGGACCGTGCCGAACAGGTCCGTGCGGCCGTCGGACAGGGTCGTGACCGCCTCCGAGAGGTCCTCCACCGTCTGGTGCAGGTTCTCGCCCTGGCCGTCGAGGTTGTCGGCGCTGACGCCGAGCAGCCGTGACAGGGCGCCGTCCTTGTTGGCGCCCTCGGGTCCCAGCGCCTCGGCCGTGGTGTGCAGGCTGTCGAAGACGCGGTCCAGTTCGACGGGCACGGCCGTGCGCGACTCGGGGATCTCGTCCCCGTCCCGCAGTACCGGGCCGCTCCGGTACACCGGCAGCAGCTGCACGTAACGGTCGCTGACCACCGAGGAGTTGATGATCGCGGCCTGTGCGTCCGCCGGGACCTTGCGGTCCGCGTCGTACTCCAGCTCCACCCGCACCCGGCCGCCCTCCGGCGTGATCTTCCTGACCTCGCCGATCCGCACGCCCAGCACGCGGACGTCCGAGCCGGGATAGATGCCGACGGTGCGGGGGAAGTACGCCGTGACGCGGGCCGGCTCGGTCCGCGGCCACAGGACACAGGTGAGCGCGGCGACCAGGGCCAGGACGGTCAGCAGGGCCAGGCTCTTCTTCCAGCGGTTGCTCACCGCGCACCTCCCGTTCGCGTCCTCGGTACCACCGGGGCGGCGACCAGGTTCTGGACGTAGGAGTCGAACCAGCGGCCGTTGCCGAGGGTGTTGGTGAAGACGCGTACG contains these protein-coding regions:
- a CDS encoding MCE family protein, with protein sequence MSNRWKKSLALLTVLALVAALTCVLWPRTEPARVTAYFPRTVGIYPGSDVRVLGVRIGEVRKITPEGGRVRVELEYDADRKVPADAQAAIINSSVVSDRYVQLLPVYRSGPVLRDGDEIPESRTAVPVELDRVFDSLHTTAEALGPEGANKDGALSRLLGVSADNLDGQGENLHQTVEDLSEAVTTLSDGRTDLFGTVRNLQVFTAALAADDKSVRSFNSSLAKVAGQLAGERKDLAAALKHLGTALGDVSAFVKKNKKSLTSNVEGLSKVTKVLVTQRAALEELLEVAPTGMSNLNNAYNPAAGTLDTRNNPDHPQDPASLLCSILKTTGEKTDCRDLRTLFDSLPEVPEAPDGTAATGTVDRTLGGILGARA